A single region of the Eulemur rufifrons isolate Redbay chromosome 8, OSU_ERuf_1, whole genome shotgun sequence genome encodes:
- the LRRC39 gene encoding leucine-rich repeat-containing protein 39 encodes MTENVVCTGTVNTVKEVWEKRIKKHNEDLKREKEFQRKLVRIWEERVSLTKLKEKVITEDGRVILKIEKEEWKTLPSSLLKLNQLQEWHLHRTGLLKIPEFIGRFQNLIVLDLSRNAISEIPRGIGLLTRLQELILSYNKIKTVPKELSNCASLEKIELAVNRDICDLPQELGNLLKLTHLDLSMNHFTTIPPAVLNMPALEWLDMGSNRLEQLPETIERMQSLHTLWLQRNEITCLPETISKMKNLGTLVLSNNKLQDIPVCMEEMANLRFVNFRDNPLRLEVTLPPSESVDEEEERELFGLQFMHMYIQESRRRADHQVNCSTTLPISINTDG; translated from the exons ATGACAGAAAATGTGGTTTGTACTGGGACTGTCAATACTGTAAAGGAAGtttgggaaaaaagaataaagaaacacaATGAAGACTTGAAACGGGAGAAAGAATTTCAACGCAA GCTAGTGCGGATCTGGGAAGAACGAGTAAGCTTAACTAAGCTAAAAGAAAAGGTCATCACGGAAGATGGAAGAGTCATTTTGAAGATAGAAAAAGAGGAATGGAAG accCTCCCTTCTTCTCTACTGAAACTGAATCAGCTCCAAGAATGGCACCTCCATAGAACCGGTTTGCTGAAAATTCCTGAATTTATTGGAAGATTCCAGAACCTCATTGTGTTAGATTTATCTCGAAACGCAATTTCAGAGATACCTCGAGGAATTG gacTGCTAACTAGACTTCAGGAACTAATTCTTAGCTACAACAAAATCAAGACTGTCCCCAAGGAACTAAGTAACTGTGCCAGCCTGGAGAAGATAGAACTGGCGGTTAACAGAGATATATGTGATCTTCCACAAGAG CTTGGCAATCTGTTAAAACTTACTCACCTCGATTTGAGTATGAACCATTTCACTACAATCCCTCCTGCTGTGTTGAACATGCCTGCCCTTGAGTGGCTAGACATGGGAAGCAACAGACTTGAACAACTTCCTGAAACTatagaaag AATGCAAAGTCTACATACATTATGGCTGCAACGGAATGAAATAACATGCTTGCCGGAGACaattagcaaaatgaaaaatctggGTACTCTTGTTCTCAGCAACAATAAACTGCAAGATATCCCAGTTTGCATGGAAGAAATGGCAAATCTGAG GTTTGTCAACTTCAGAGACAACCCACTGAGATTGGAAGTAACACTCCCTCCCAGTGAAAGCGTAGATGAAGAAGAGGAACGGGAATTATTTGGCCTTCAGTTTATGCACATGTACATACAAGAGTCACGGAGAAGAGCAG ATCACCAAGTCAACTGTTCAACTACTTTACCAATTTCTATAAATACAGATGGATAA